A portion of the Salvelinus fontinalis isolate EN_2023a unplaced genomic scaffold, ASM2944872v1 scaffold_0875, whole genome shotgun sequence genome contains these proteins:
- the LOC129847572 gene encoding mucin-6-like isoform X1: MEPTASEVHTHTYTGPRWSLQPPRYTHTPTQGPDGAYSLRGTHTHLHRAPMEPTASEVHTHTYTGPRWSLQPPRYTHTPTQGPDGAYSLRGTHTHLHRAPMEPTASEVHTHTYTGPRWSLQPPRYTHTPTQGPDGAYSLRGTHTHLHRAPMEPTASEVHTHTYTGPRWSLQPPRYTHTPTQGPDGAYSLRGTHTHLHRAPMEPTASEVHTHTYTGPRWSLQPPRYTHTPTQGPDGAYSLRGTHTHLHRAPMEPTASEVHTHTYTGPRWSLQPPRYTHTPTQGPDGAYSLRGTHTHLHRAPMEPTASEVHTHTYTGPRWSLQPPRYTHTPTQGPDGAYSLRGTHTHLHRAPMEPTASEVHTHTYTGPRWSLQPPRYTHTPTQGPDGAYSLRGTHTHLHRAPMEPTASEVHTHTYTGPRWSLQPPRYTHTPTQGPDGAYSLRGTHTHLHRAPMEPTASEVHTHTYTGPRWSLQPPRYTHTPTQGPDGAYSLRGTHTPTQGPDGAYSLRDSQGKFWCVGEESAVVCSGDTPTYFLFELCDYNKMAVRAPGGRYLKGDHAGVLKANAEGVDNATLWQY; encoded by the exons gaggtacacacacacacctacacagggccccgatggagcctacagcctccgaggtacacacacacacctacacagggccccgatggagcctacagcctccgaggtacacacacacacctacacagggccccgatggagcctacagcctccgaggtacacacacacacctacacagggccccgatggagcctacagcctccgaggtacacacacacacctacacagggccccgatggagcctacagcctccgaggtacacacacacacctacacagggccccgatggagcctacagcctccgaggtacacacacacacctacacagggccccgatggagcctacagcctccgaggtacacacacacacctacacagggccccgatggagcctacagcctccgaggtacacacacacacctacacagggccccgatggagcctacagcctccgaggtacacacacacacctacacagggccccgatggagcctacagcctccgaggtacacacacacacctacacagggccccgatggagcctacagcctccgaggtacacacacacacctacacagggccccgatggagcctacagcctccgaggtacacacacacacctacacagggccccgatggagcctacagcctccgaggtacacacacacacctacacagggccccgatggagcctacagcctccgaggtacacacacacacctacacagggccccgatggagcctacagcctccgaggtacacacacacacctacacagggccccgatggagcctacagcctccgaggtacacacacacacctacacagggccccgatggagcctacagcctccgaggtacacacacacacctacacagggccccgatggagcctacagcctccgaggtacacacacacacctacacagggccccgatggagcctacagcctccgaggtacacacacacacctacacagggccccgatggagcctacagcctccgaggtacacacacacacctacacagggccccgatggagcctacagcctccgaggtacacacacacacctacacagggccccgatggagcctacagcctccgaggtacacacacacacctacacagggccccgatggagcctacagcctccgaggtacacacacacacctacacagggccccgatggagcctacagcctccgaggtacacacacacacctacacagggccccgatggagcctacagcctccgaggtacacacacacacctacacagggccccgatggagcctacagcctccgaggtacacacacacacctacacagggccccgatggagcctacagcctccgaggtacacacacacacctacacagggccccgatggagcctacagcctccgaggtacacacacacacctacacagggccccgatggagcctacagcctccgaggtacacacacacctacacagggccccgacggagcctacagcctccgag atTCACAGGGGAAGTTCTGGTGCGTGGGAGAGGAGTCCGCAGTGGTGTGCAGCGGGGACACGCCCAcctacttcctgtttgagctgtGTGACTACAACAAGATGGCGGTGCGGGCGCCGGGGGGGCGGTACCTTAAAGGGGACCACGCCGGGGTTCTGAAGGCCAACGCTGAGGGGGTGGACAACGCCACACTCTGGCAGTACTGA